The following coding sequences are from one Tistrella bauzanensis window:
- a CDS encoding calcium-binding protein, with protein sequence MATISGTSANNRLTGADGADILYGLDGNDVLDGGEGGDVYDGGNGNDVFLIWGDTGIDTFRGGAGTDMIRLTDGASTASLVLGTKASVERIDFAGADLTGTEGDDLFDLRGVVSLIGRRTIWLNDGDDTFIGSSVGDDVHGGTGDDRLDGGAGDDRLEGGIGNDTLIGGSGNDRFILRGQTGIDSFDGGAGTDRIVIAGGTQTRVFTIAKAASVEILRFEGGTLNGTDGRDVFDLSGITGYENRQVIRLGAGTDRFTGSSTGDAVDGGNGNDILDGGAGNDILEGGGGSDTLIGGSGNDIFLVQGRFGADLFQGGAGTDTLQVAGGGETMSLRLTVATSVEVLHFTGHDLSGTDEDDIFDLSGISNIIARRTIWLNDGDDRFTGSKTGDDVHGGLGDDVISTGAGNDIIEGGQGNDTLNGGDGNDVFHIQGEFGADTIRGGSGRDTVLVIAGAETSSLILNAAASVEVLSFDGKDLVGTDGNDRFDLSGVNTVTGRRAIALNAGNDSFIGSSTGDIVHGGAGNDVIYGAAGGDILNGGTGRDRFVYKSIADSTVASAGRDRIDAFSRAEGDRVDLSAIDADTTTAGNQAFSFIGTGGYTGTAGALRMAGTSGGWLVYGDIDGDRRSDFSILVSGIATISGGDFIL encoded by the coding sequence ATGGCAACGATCAGCGGCACCTCCGCCAACAACAGGCTCACCGGCGCGGATGGTGCCGACATCCTGTACGGATTGGACGGCAATGACGTGCTCGACGGTGGCGAGGGCGGTGATGTCTATGACGGCGGCAACGGCAACGATGTCTTCCTGATCTGGGGCGATACCGGCATCGACACCTTCCGGGGCGGTGCCGGCACCGACATGATCCGCCTCACCGATGGCGCCAGCACCGCGTCCTTGGTGCTCGGCACCAAAGCGTCAGTGGAACGGATCGACTTCGCCGGCGCCGACCTGACGGGCACCGAGGGTGACGATCTGTTTGACCTGCGCGGCGTCGTCAGCCTGATCGGCCGCCGGACGATCTGGCTGAATGACGGCGACGATACCTTCATCGGTTCGTCTGTCGGCGACGACGTCCATGGCGGGACCGGCGATGACCGGCTCGACGGCGGCGCTGGCGATGATCGCCTTGAAGGCGGCATCGGCAATGACACCCTGATCGGTGGCAGCGGCAATGATCGCTTCATTCTGCGGGGCCAGACTGGTATCGACAGTTTTGATGGCGGTGCCGGCACTGATCGGATCGTCATTGCCGGCGGCACGCAGACCCGTGTTTTCACCATAGCCAAGGCGGCATCGGTCGAGATTCTGCGCTTCGAAGGCGGCACGCTCAATGGCACCGATGGCCGCGACGTCTTCGATCTGAGCGGCATTACCGGCTATGAGAACCGCCAGGTGATCCGGCTGGGTGCCGGCACCGACCGTTTCACCGGCAGCAGCACCGGTGATGCGGTCGATGGCGGCAATGGCAATGACATCCTCGATGGCGGCGCCGGCAATGACATCCTTGAGGGCGGCGGTGGCAGCGACACGCTGATCGGTGGCAGTGGCAACGACATCTTTCTGGTCCAGGGCCGGTTCGGGGCCGATCTGTTCCAGGGCGGCGCTGGCACCGATACCCTCCAGGTGGCCGGTGGCGGCGAGACGATGTCCTTGCGCCTGACAGTGGCCACCTCGGTTGAAGTCCTGCACTTCACCGGACACGATCTCAGCGGCACAGATGAGGATGATATCTTCGACCTGAGCGGCATCAGCAACATCATCGCCCGCAGGACCATATGGTTGAACGATGGCGATGACCGTTTCACCGGATCGAAGACCGGCGATGACGTTCATGGCGGTCTTGGTGACGACGTCATCAGTACTGGTGCCGGCAACGACATCATCGAAGGTGGCCAGGGCAATGACACGCTCAATGGCGGTGACGGCAATGATGTCTTCCACATCCAGGGCGAATTCGGTGCCGACACCATTCGGGGCGGCAGTGGACGGGATACCGTTCTGGTGATTGCGGGGGCCGAAACCAGCAGCCTGATCCTGAATGCCGCGGCATCGGTCGAGGTACTGTCCTTCGATGGCAAGGATCTGGTCGGCACCGATGGCAATGACCGGTTCGACCTGAGCGGTGTCAACACAGTCACTGGCCGACGTGCCATCGCGTTGAACGCCGGCAATGACAGTTTCATCGGCAGCAGCACCGGCGACATCGTTCATGGCGGCGCCGGCAATGACGTGATCTATGGTGCGGCCGGTGGCGATATCCTGAACGGTGGCACCGGCCGAGACCGCTTCGTCTATAAATCGATCGCCGACAGCACAGTGGCATCAGCAGGGCGTGACCGCATCGACGCCTTCTCACGGGCCGAAGGCGACCGCGTCGACCTGTCCGCCATCGATGCCGACACGACCACGGCCGGCAATCAGGCCTTCAGCTTCATCGGCACCGGCGGCTATACCGGCACGGCCGGCGCACTGCGCATGGCCGGCACCTCAGGTGGCTGGTTGGTCTATGGTGATATCGATGGCGATCGCCGCAGCGAT